A single region of the Ictalurus punctatus breed USDA103 chromosome 26, Coco_2.0, whole genome shotgun sequence genome encodes:
- the LOC108258563 gene encoding leucine-rich repeat flightless-interacting protein 2 codes for MSLARSRAADLPLRPLLCAAGAAAAGVYYCYYYYYKKRGSWERTAETDTTLTEGPVQTQLPAVDDSLPDPGLISEVHGVSVIQTDSAVLQDYEAGCPAHTALNSQYTEIKEILTHIEELLKVNLAKAEEKYKRAMESKAQLENEKMDLMSEVNTLRGSMKQLEEQFAEARRRNDEITRELAIQQGILRFEKSKAEEQVKDLKQKISSLEVSLAEAETKYAASLESITQLENENYDLVDDTNTLQETVDDLEEQLSQTETRCNEAMTEMERKTRELRALRSRWELLNETVLKDYETERVAHCALKLQYNELTEQHNQLLKVTLAEAVAKYQQAMESNTQLESEKSDLMYHVHKMEGAVQKLEKLLDEVEISCDIIKQDREREGEAYNILKSQYEEALKQRDELLMERERERERAGGSQCPEQEVQQDDRNCNAV; via the exons ATGAGTTTAGCTCGCTCTCGGGCGGCAGATCTTCCACTGCGCCCCCTGCTGTGTGCGGCTGGAGCTGCAGCCGCAGgagtttattattgttattattattattataagaagcGTGGCTCTTGGGAGAGAACAGCGGAGACCGACACAACTCTCACCGAGG GCCCAGTACAGACCCAGCTCCCTGCAGTAGATGATTCTTTGCCGGATCCAGGCTTGATCTCTGAGGTGCATGGAGTCAGTGTCATACAGACTGACAGCGCTGTTCTTCAG GACTATGAGGCAGGGTGTCCAGCTCACACAGCCCTGAACTCTCAGTACACCGAGATTAAGGAAATTTTAACACACATTGAGGAGTTACTAAAG GTGAATCTGGCTAAAGCTGAGGAGAAATACAAGCGGGCGATGGAGTCCAAAGCTCAGCTGGAAAATGAGAAGATGGACTTGATGTCTGAGGTCAACACACTGCGTGGCTCAATGAAGCAGTTGGAGGAACAGTTTGCTGAGGCACGCAGGAGGAATGATGAGATAACAAGG GAGCTTGCCATACAGCAGGGCATTCTCAGATTTGAGAAGTCCAAGGCTGAAGAGCAGGTGAAAGATTTAAAGCAGAAAATCAGTTCACTGGAG GTCTCTCTGGCTGAAGCTGAGACGAAATACGCGGCGTCATTGGAGTCCATTACTCAACTGGAGAATGAGAACTATGACCTGGTGGATGACACGAACACACTGCAAGAAACAGTGGATGATTTGGAGGAACAGCTCTCTCAGACCGAGACAAGGTGTAATGAGGCAATGACG GAGATGGAAAGAAAAACTCGGGAGTTGAGGGCTTTACGTTCCAGGTGGGAATTGTTGAATGAAACTGTGCTAAAG GATTATGAAACAGAGCGTGTAGCTCACTGCGCCCTGAAGTTGCAGTACAATGAGCTGACGGAACAGCACAACCAGCTGCTAAAG GTCACTTTGGCTGAAGCTGTGGCAAAGTACCAGCAGGCAATGGAGTCCAACACTCAGCTGGAGAGTGAGAAATCAGACTTGATGTACCATGTGCACAAAATGGAAGGTGCAGTGCAGAAGCTGGAGAAACTTCTGGATGAGGTAGAGATATCGTGTGATATCATAAAGCAA GATCGTGAGCGAGAAGGAGAGGCTTACAACATCCTGAAGTCACAGTACGAAGAGGCATTAAAACAGCGTGATGAATTACTAATG gagagagagagagaaagagagagagcaggaggcTCACAGTGTCCTGAACAGGAAGTACAACAAGATGACCGGAACTGTAATGCAGTGTGA
- the LOC108258552 gene encoding tripartite motif-containing protein 16 isoform X2, translating into MAEFSILDHFSVDQFSCPVCLDLLKDPVAIPCGHSYCKVCINGCWNQEDQKGVYSCPQCRDTFTPRPVLRRNNMLAEVVEKLKKTEVQATSPAPCYAGSGDVECDFCTGRKHKAVKSCLMCLTSFCETHLKPHAELPGLKKHTLIKASSKLQEKICSQHDKLIEIYCRTDQRCICSLCMLDNHKGHDAVSLSAERTEKQSELKEEQMKSQQRIQEKQKKVQELKQTVNTIKSRAQTAVEDSEIIFTEMISSMEKKRSEVTELIRAQEKAELSRAERLLEQLEQEITDLQRRVTELEQLSHTHDHIHFLQSFQSLCDTSGREDSPSSTVHQHLSFDGVRNSLSDLKKRLEEFCEEELNKIPPHAAAVKKISPSEPNSREDFLKYFCYLSLDPNTAHRNLILFEKNRMVKDSGIQPYSDHPERFDNYFQVLCKESVCGRCYWEVEWSSVGGVSISVSYKDISRKGQGSECGFGHNNQSWSLWCSSSSLSFYHKYIKTELRVPSFSRIGVYVDHCAGSLSFYSISDTMKLFHRVHTTFTQPLYAGFGVYEGTMRLCDPKK; encoded by the exons ATGGCAGAATTCAGTATTTTGGATCACTTTTCAGTGGATCAGTTCAGCTGTCCAGTGTGTCTGGATCTCCTGAAGGATCCGGTGGCTATCCCCTGTGGTCACAGTTActgtaaggtgtgtattaatggctGCTGGAATCAGGAGGATCAGAAAGGGGTCTACAGCTGTCCTCAGTGCAGAGACACTTTCACTCCGAGGCCTGTTCTACGCAGAAACAACATGCTGgctgaagtggtggagaaactgaagaagacTGAAGTCCAAGCTACTTCTCCTGCTCCCTGTTACGCTGGATCTGGAGATGTAGAGTGTGATTTCTGCACCGGGAGGAAACACAAAGCCGTCAAGTCCTGTCTGATGTGTCTAACCTCCTTTTGTGAAACTCATCTGAAACCTCATGCTGAACTTCCTGGTTTGAAAAAGCACACCTTAATCAAAGCCTCCTCAAAGCTCCAAGAGAAGATCTGCTCTCAACATGACAAACTGATCGAGATCTACTGTCGCACTGACCAAAGGTGTATTTGTTCTTTGTGCATGTTGGATAATCACAAAGGCCACGACGCTGTATCACTTTCAGCAGAGAGAACTGAGAAACAG AGTGAGTTAAAGGAGGagcagatgaaatcccagcagagaatccaggagaagcagaagaaggtgcaggagctgaaacagaCTGTGAACACGATTAAG TCCCGTGCTCAGACAGCAGTGGAGGACAGCGAGATTATCTTTACTgagatgatcagctccatggagaaaaAGCGCTCGGAGGTGACGGagctgatcagagctcaggagaaggctgaactgagtcgagctgaacgactcctggagcaactggagcaggagatcactgatcttcagaggagagtcactgagctggagcagctttcacacacacacgatcacatcCACTTCCTCCAG aGTTTCCAGTCTCTCTGTGACACTTCTGGACGTGAGGATTCACCCAGCAGCACTGTCCATCaacatctctcatttgatggagtgaggAATTCTCTCTCAGATCTGAAGAAGAGACTCGAGGAATTCTGCGAGGAGGAACTCAACAAAATCCCTCCACATG CTGCAGCAGTTAAGAAGATTTCACCCTCAGAGCCTAATAGCAGAGAAGATTTTCTGAAat ATTTCTGTTATCTGAGTCTGGATCCCAACACGGCACATCGGAACCTCATTCTGTTTGAGAAGAACAGAATGGTGAAAGACAGTGGGATACAGCCATACTCTGATCATCCTGAGAGATTTGACAACTATTTCCAGGtgttgtgtaaggagagtgtgtgtggacgctgttactgggaggtggagtggagcagtgttggaggtGTGTCCATCTCAGTTTCATATAAAGACATCAGCAGGAAAGGACAGGGTAGTGAGTGTGGGTTTGGACACAACAATCAGTCCTGGAGTCTGTGGTGTTCTTcatcctccctctctttctatcACAAGTACATTAAAACTGAGCTCAGAGTTCCATCATTctccagaataggagtgtatgtggatcactGTGCAGGAAGTCTGTCCTTCTACAGCATCTCTGACACGATGAAGCTCTtccacagagtccacaccacattcactcagcCTCTATACGCTGGGTTTGGGGTTTATGAAGGAACTATGAGATTGTGTGACCCAAAAAAATAG
- the LOC108258552 gene encoding tripartite motif-containing protein 16 isoform X1, protein MAEFSILDHFSVDQFSCPVCLDLLKDPVAIPCGHSYCKVCINGCWNQEDQKGVYSCPQCRDTFTPRPVLRRNNMLAEVVEKLKKTEVQATSPAPCYAGSGDVECDFCTGRKHKAVKSCLMCLTSFCETHLKPHAELPGLKKHTLIKASSKLQEKICSQHDKLIEIYCRTDQRCICSLCMLDNHKGHDAVSLSAERTEKQSELKEEQMKSQQRIQEKQKKVQELKQTVNTIKSRAQTAVEDSEIIFTEMISSMEKKRSEVTELIRAQEKAELSRAERLLEQLEQEITDLQRRVTELEQLSHTHDHIHFLQSFQSLCDTSGREDSPSSTVHQHLSFDGVRNSLSDLKKRLEEFCEEELNKIPPHEADDSFLSSLFCLQAAAVKKISPSEPNSREDFLKYFCYLSLDPNTAHRNLILFEKNRMVKDSGIQPYSDHPERFDNYFQVLCKESVCGRCYWEVEWSSVGGVSISVSYKDISRKGQGSECGFGHNNQSWSLWCSSSSLSFYHKYIKTELRVPSFSRIGVYVDHCAGSLSFYSISDTMKLFHRVHTTFTQPLYAGFGVYEGTMRLCDPKK, encoded by the exons ATGGCAGAATTCAGTATTTTGGATCACTTTTCAGTGGATCAGTTCAGCTGTCCAGTGTGTCTGGATCTCCTGAAGGATCCGGTGGCTATCCCCTGTGGTCACAGTTActgtaaggtgtgtattaatggctGCTGGAATCAGGAGGATCAGAAAGGGGTCTACAGCTGTCCTCAGTGCAGAGACACTTTCACTCCGAGGCCTGTTCTACGCAGAAACAACATGCTGgctgaagtggtggagaaactgaagaagacTGAAGTCCAAGCTACTTCTCCTGCTCCCTGTTACGCTGGATCTGGAGATGTAGAGTGTGATTTCTGCACCGGGAGGAAACACAAAGCCGTCAAGTCCTGTCTGATGTGTCTAACCTCCTTTTGTGAAACTCATCTGAAACCTCATGCTGAACTTCCTGGTTTGAAAAAGCACACCTTAATCAAAGCCTCCTCAAAGCTCCAAGAGAAGATCTGCTCTCAACATGACAAACTGATCGAGATCTACTGTCGCACTGACCAAAGGTGTATTTGTTCTTTGTGCATGTTGGATAATCACAAAGGCCACGACGCTGTATCACTTTCAGCAGAGAGAACTGAGAAACAG AGTGAGTTAAAGGAGGagcagatgaaatcccagcagagaatccaggagaagcagaagaaggtgcaggagctgaaacagaCTGTGAACACGATTAAG TCCCGTGCTCAGACAGCAGTGGAGGACAGCGAGATTATCTTTACTgagatgatcagctccatggagaaaaAGCGCTCGGAGGTGACGGagctgatcagagctcaggagaaggctgaactgagtcgagctgaacgactcctggagcaactggagcaggagatcactgatcttcagaggagagtcactgagctggagcagctttcacacacacacgatcacatcCACTTCCTCCAG aGTTTCCAGTCTCTCTGTGACACTTCTGGACGTGAGGATTCACCCAGCAGCACTGTCCATCaacatctctcatttgatggagtgaggAATTCTCTCTCAGATCTGAAGAAGAGACTCGAGGAATTCTGCGAGGAGGAACTCAACAAAATCCCTCCACATG AAGCTGATGATTCATTTTTATCATCTCTGTTTTGTCTCCAAGCTGCAGCAGTTAAGAAGATTTCACCCTCAGAGCCTAATAGCAGAGAAGATTTTCTGAAat ATTTCTGTTATCTGAGTCTGGATCCCAACACGGCACATCGGAACCTCATTCTGTTTGAGAAGAACAGAATGGTGAAAGACAGTGGGATACAGCCATACTCTGATCATCCTGAGAGATTTGACAACTATTTCCAGGtgttgtgtaaggagagtgtgtgtggacgctgttactgggaggtggagtggagcagtgttggaggtGTGTCCATCTCAGTTTCATATAAAGACATCAGCAGGAAAGGACAGGGTAGTGAGTGTGGGTTTGGACACAACAATCAGTCCTGGAGTCTGTGGTGTTCTTcatcctccctctctttctatcACAAGTACATTAAAACTGAGCTCAGAGTTCCATCATTctccagaataggagtgtatgtggatcactGTGCAGGAAGTCTGTCCTTCTACAGCATCTCTGACACGATGAAGCTCTtccacagagtccacaccacattcactcagcCTCTATACGCTGGGTTTGGGGTTTATGAAGGAACTATGAGATTGTGTGACCCAAAAAAATAG
- the LOC108258554 gene encoding tripartite motif-containing protein 16, whose protein sequence is MAESSILDHFSVDQFSCAVCLDLLKDPVAIPCGHSYCKVCINGCWDQEDEKGVYSCPQCRDTFTPRPVLRRNNMLAEVVEKLKKTEVQAASPAPCYPGPGDVECDFCTGRKHKAVKSCVMCLTSFCETHLKPHYEVSLWKKHTLVKASKQLQEKICSQHNKLIEIYCRTDQTFICYLCTMDNHKGQDTDSATAERAEKQSELKEELMKAQQRIQEKQKKVQELKQTVNTIKSRAQTAVEDNERIFTEMISSMEKKGSEVTELIRAQEKAELSRAERLLEQLEQEITDLQRRVTELDQLSHTHNHIQFLQSFWSLCVSSGREDSPSITVHQHLSFDGLRNSLSDLKKRLEEFCEEEFNKIAPHAAAVQIISPSAPQSREDFLTYFCYLTLDPNTAHRNLILSEKNRAVTFSEREQLYSDHPERFDTWPQVLCKESVCGRCYWEVEWSGDGVYISVSYKDIRRKAWSNECGLGLNNQSWSLRCSSSSSSSLSFCHNNIKTDLRVPSSSRIGVYVDHSAGSLSFYSVSDTMKLLHRVQTTFTRHLYAGFRLYWFGSPVRLCDPK, encoded by the exons ATGGCAGAATCCAGTATTTTAGATCACTTTTCAGTGGATCAGTTCAGCTGTGCTGTGTGTCTGGATCTCCTGAAGGATCCGGTGGCTATCCCCTGTGGTCACAGTTActgtaaggtgtgtattaatggctGCTGGGATCAGGAGGATGAGAAGGGAGTCTACAGCTGTCCTCAGTGCAGAGACACTTTCACTCCGAGGCCTGTTCTACGCCGAAACAACATGCTGgctgaagtggtggagaaactgaagaagactgaagtccaagctgcttctcctgctcCCTGTTACCCTGGAcctggagatgtggagtgtgatttcTGCACCGGGAGGAAACACAAAGCCGTCAAGTCCTGTGTGATGTGTCTGACCTCCTTTTGTGAAACTCATCTGAAACCTCACTATGAAGTCTCTTTGTGGAAAAAGCACACGTTGGTCAAAGCCTCAAAACAGCTACAAGAGAAGATCTGCTCTCAACATAACAAGCTGATTGAGATCTACTGTCGTACTGATCAAACCTTCATCTGTTATTTGTGTACGATGGATAATCACAAAGGACAGGACACCGACTCTGCCACAGCAGAAAGAGCTGAGAAACAG AGTGAGTTAAAGGAGGAGCTGATGAAAGCCCAGCAGAGAatccaggagaagcagaagaaggtgcaggagctgaaacagaCTGTGAACACGATTaag TCCCGTGCTCAGACAGCAGTGGAGGACAATGAAAGGATCTTTACTgagatgatcagctccatggagaaaaAGGGCTCGGAGGTGACGGagctgatcagagctcaggagaaggctgaactgagtcgagctgaacgactcctggagcaactggagcaggagatcactgatcttcagaggagagtcactgagctggaccagctttcacacacacacaatcacatccAATTCCTCCAG aGTTTCtggtctctctgtgtctcttctgGACGTGAGGATTCACCCAGCATCACCGTCCATCaacatctctcatttgatggaTTGAGGAATTCTCTCTCAGATCTGAAGAAGAGACTCGAGGAATTCTGTGAGGAGGAATTCAACAAAATCGCTCCACATG ctgcagcagttCAGATCATTTCACCATCAGCGCCACAGAGCAGAGAAGACTTTCTGACAT atttctgTTATCTGACTCTGGATCCCAACACGGCACATCGTAACCTCATTCTGTCTGAGAAGAACAGAGCGGTGACattcagtgagagagagcagctgtactctgatcatccagagagatttgacaCCTGGCCTCAGGtgttgtgtaaggagagtgtgtgtggacgctgttactgggaggtggagtggAGCGGTGATGGTGTGTACATCTCAGTCTCATATAAAGACATCAGGAGGAAAGCATGGAGTAATGAGTGTGGGTTAGGACTCAACAATCAGTCCTGGAGTCTGcggtgttcttcttcttcttcttcttctctctctttctgtcacaaCAACATTAAGACTGATCTCAGAGTTCCATCAtcctccagaataggagtgtatgtggatcacagtgcaggaagtctgtccttctacagcgtctctgacacgatgaagctcctccacagagtccaAACCACATTCACTCGGCATCTATATGCTGGGTTTAGACTCTACTGGTTTGGTTCTCCTGTGAGATTGTGTGATCCAAAataa